ATCGCCGAGGCGATGCTCCGGCGCCAGCAGGCCTCCGCCGTCGTCGCGGCGCGCCACCAGATCGTCAACGGCGCGGTGAGCATGGTGCAGCTCGCGCTCGAGAAGCTCGCGCACGAGAACGTCGTGCAGCTCGACGAGGAGAGGAAGGCCGCGATGGTGTCGAACCTGCTCGTCGTGTTGTGCAGCGAGTCCGCCGCATCCCCCGTCATCAACGCCGGCACGCTTTACCAGTAGGAGCGCGCGACCGTGGCCGAGCGCAAGGCGTTCCTGCTCCGCATCGACCCCGCGTTGTGGGAGGACCTCAACCGCTGGGCGTCGCAGGAGCTGCGCAGCGTGAACGGCCAGATCGAGTACCTGCTGCGGCGGGCGGTGGACGAGAAGTTCGGCCGCCGCCCGCCGGAGCCCGATGCGGGACCCGAGCCTAAGGGGCGACGGTCCAGGTGATGCGCGGGTTGTCGAGCGCGAGGTCCCAGTTGCGGAACGGCCAGATCATGGACGGATCGCCGTAGGTGAACCCGACGTGCGACACGTCGCGCATGAGGCGCCCCCAGGCCCCTCGGTCGTGGACGTACCCGCCCCGCGCGATCCAGCGCCACCCTTCGGGCCACTGCCTCGAGGTCGCGGGGATCGCGAAGTCGTAGGAGACCCAGTTCAGCATCTCGTCCGTTCCGGCGAATCCGATCACGCCGGGCTGCGGCACGATCCGGTCGGTCACGAAGAACGCGCCCCAGTCGTCCGTGAGGTCGAACGGGGTGCCGTTGTCGTTGAGCAGGACGATCGACAGCGGCATGGTCGCGATCGACCCCTCCGCGTAGATCGTCGCGAGGTCGATCCCGATCGACACGACCCCGCGCGAGGCCCAGTCGCCGGTGAACGGGCTCGAAGTGCCGAACGAGGTCGAGGCCTTGGGGATCGCGGTCGCCAGGTTGTCGTCGCGAAGGCATGCGCCGGGGTGCCCGCTCGCCGGATCGACGTATTCGTAGCCGGTGCCGAAGGTCCAGCCGCCGTCGTTGGCGACGTCGAAGGTCTCGGTGAAGGTGGTGAGGGCGGTGACGGAGGTCTCGCCGGCGACGGCCGGGGCGGCGGCCGCGGCGATCGCGGCCATGAGGACGGCCAGGCGGACCTTCATGCGTACTCCCTGAGGCGAGGCCGGGGACATCCCGGGCCGGACTCGAGAAGTACGCAAGGTCGGGCTCCGCGGCGTCAGCGTTGCCCCAAGGTCCTATACGGGGGTCGGGCCTCAGCGCATCCCGAAGATCATGCTCGGGACGAGGAGGACGATCGCGGCCACCATGAGAAGCTGCGCGCCGGGGAGGACCACGCCGAGGACCAGCAGCGGAGTGCCGATCGAAATGCCGGCTCCGACCACTGCGACCGACGCCTGTTCCTTGACGATGGGTTTCATGCGTCACGAATCTATGACGGTCGCGTGACGATCGGAAGAATCCCACGTCGCACGTTGAAAGCTTTTGCGTAAACTTCGCCCCGCGTTCGCCTGCTGGAGGTCCCTTGGCGACGATCGGCCACGGTGAGTTTCTGCTCCTCCTGTTCGCCCTGTTCATCTACCCGCTGCCGTCCTGGATCGCGCTTCGTCGCCGGCATCCCTCCCGAGGGAAGATCACGACCCTCAACCTCCTCGGCGGGTGGACGGTGATCGGCTGGTTCGCGGCGCTCGGTTGGGCCGTTTGGCCCGTGGACTAGACTCGCTCCGATGACCGCGCGCATCCGTGCCGTCGCCTTCGACCTCGACGGCGTGTTGCTCGACACCGAGACCATCAACGTCCGGGCGGCCTTCGAGGCGTTCGCCGCCGCGGGGGCCCCGCTCCGCCCCGAGGATGCCGCCGAGATCGTCGGCCGGCACCCGGTGGACTACGGCCCCGTCCTCGCGCGACGGCGCGGGCTTCGCGAGGAGGCGCTCCCGGGATTGCAGCTCGAGCAGGGGGCGCGCTACTCGGAGATCTGGCGGCGGGATGCCGTCCTGCTCCCCGGAGCGCGGGAGGCGATCGAGGCCGCACGCGGGCGCGGGTTGCCGACGGCGCTCGCGACGAGCTCCGGCCGCGCCGGGGTCGAGGAAGCGTTGACGAAGTTCGACCTGCGCGAGGCCTTCGACGTCGTGCTCACCAAGGACGACGTCACGCGGCGCAAGCCCGACCCCGAGATCTACCTGCGCGCGGCGGAGCGCCTCGGGGTGACCCCGCCCTCGCTGCTCGTTCTCGAGGACTCGGAGTTCGGCGTCCGGGCGGCGCTCGAGGCCGGGACGTATTGCATCGCGGTGGCGTCGCCCTACACCCCCGCCGCGTCGGTCGCGGGGGCGCACGCGCGCGTGGAGACGCTCGGGCAGCTCGAGCGGTGGTTCGAGGAAGGGAGGTTCGGATGATCCTCGCAGGATTCGTGCTTGCGGCGGCGGTCGCCGGGTTCGACGCCGACTTCGAGATGCGCACGATGCGCGTCGACTACTTCCACACGGGAGGGCCGAAGGGGGAGATCGTCGCGCTCGACCGCGTCGTCGCCGACGGCGCGTGGGCGGGAAGCCGAACGCGCCTGCTCGATCCCCTGAACCTCGGCACCTATTACTTCGAGGTGCGCGACCCCGAGACCCAGCGGGTCGTCTATTCGCGCGGGTTCGCGTCGCTGTACGGGGAGTGGGAGGTCACCGACGAGCCGAAGACGATGTCGCGGACCTTCCACGAGTCGCTGCGTTTCCCGTGGCCGAAGCGCCCGGTACAGGTCGTGCTGAAGCGGCGGGACGCCGAGGGGCTCTTCCGCGACGTGTGGACGACCTCGATCGACCCGTCGTCGCGATTCGTGAACGCGGCCGACCTCGCGCCCAAGGGGGCGGTCTGGACCGTCTTCGAGAACGGCCCCGCGACCGAGAAAGTCGACCTGCTCGTCCTGGGCGAGGGGTACACCTCCTCGGAGCTGCCGAAGTTCCACGCCGACGTGAAGCGGCTCGTCGGCGCGTTGTTCGCCGTGGAGCCGTTCAAGTCGCGCAAGGGCGACTTCAACGTCCGCGCGATCGACCTCCCGTCGGAGTCGTCGGGGGTGAACCGTCCGCACGTCGGGAAGTTCCGCCGCACGCCGGTCTCCGCCGAGTACAACATCTTCGACTCCGAGCGGTACCTGCTCACGTGGGACAACCGCGCCCTGCGGGACGCGTTGTCGGCGGCGCCGTACGAGTTCATCGAGATCGTCGTCAACGAGAAGCAATACGGCGGCGGCGGCATCTACAACTTCCAGGCGACCGCGTCGTCCGACACGGCGTTCGCGACGTACGTCTTCATCCACGAGTTCGGGCACCACTTCGCCGGTCTCGCCGACGAGTACTACATGTCGCCGGTCGCCTACAACGAATCCCCGGCCGACGGCCCCGAACCGTGGGAGCCGAACGTCACCCGGCTGAAGGACCCCGCGAAGCTCAAGTGGAAAGACCTCGTCGAGTCCGCGACGCCGGTCCCGACCCCTTGGGACAAGGAAGCCTACGAGACGAAGGCGAAGGCGTTCCTCGCCAAGCGCATGGAGCTGATCCGGCGTCAGGCCCCCGAGGCGGAGTTCGACGCCCTGTTTCGCGAGCAGCAGGGGATCGACACGCCGATGCTCTCGTCGATGAAGTTCTCGGGGAAGGTCGGCGCGTTCGAGGGGGCCAACTACGAAGGGAAGGGGTTCTACCGTCCGCAGACCGACTGCATCATGTTCACCCGCGACGAGGTCGGGTTCTGCAAGGTCTGCTCGCGCGCGATCGAGCGGGTCATCGACCAGTACTCGCTTAACTAGGGACAGTCACCGTATTTCCGTAAATGGGGACAGCAACCTATTTCCGGAAAGGGTCAGACGCCTGCAATACGACTGGCGCGCTTGCGTGAGCGCAGGCGTCTGACCCCTTCCGGAAATAGGTTGCTGTCCCCATTTACGGAAATACGGTGACTGTCCCCAGTTAAGCGAACAGGTTGTTCAGGGCCTCGGCGAACCCGGGGTGCGGGAAGACCGCGTCGTGCAGCTGGCGGGCAGTGAGCCCGCCCATCATCGCGAGCTGGAGCATGGTCGCGATCTCGCCCCCCTCGATCCCGAGAACCGCGGCGCCGAGGATCCGGTCGGTCTCGAGCTCGACGAGCGCCTTCATGAAGCCGCGGCTCTCCCCCATCTCCAGGGCGCGGGCGACGTAGTCCATCGGCATCTTCGCGACGCGGTACCGTCGCCCCTCCGCTCGCGCCTGCGCCTCGGTGAGCCCGATGCGCCCGAGCTGCGGGTCGGTGAAGACGGTCCACGGGACGAGCCGGTCCGTCGTCGATCCCTTCCCGTCGCCGAGAAGATTCCGCGCGACGATCCGGTAGTCGTCGTACGCGACGTGGGTGAACTGCGGCCCGCCGTTCACGTCCCCCAGCGCCCAGATCCCGGGGACGTTCGTCTCCAGCCGGTCGTTGACGCGCAGGTAACCCCGGGCATCGGTCTCGACCCCCGCGACCGCGAGGTTCAACGCGTCGGTGTTCGGCGTCCTCCCGACGGCGACGAGGAGGTGCGACCCTCCGAGATCACCGATCCGAAACGCGTCGGTCTTCACGCCGAGCCGCACGTCGACGCCGTCCTCGCGCAGGATCGCCGCCATCGCCTCGGCGACGTCCTCGTCCTCGCGGGCGAGCAGGTGCGCCCCTCGATGCACGAGGGTCACGCGGCTTCCGAACCGGCGGAACATCTGCGCGAACTCGACTCCGATCACCCCGCCGCCGAGAATCACGAGATGATCGGGCAGGGTCTCGAGCTCGAGGATCCCGACGTGGTCCATCCACGGGATCGCGTCGAGTCCCGGAAGGTCGGGTTTCGCCGCGCGCGTTCCGGTGTTGAGGAAGATCCGCTCCGATTCGAGCAGCCGATCCCCGACCCGCATCCGACGCGGACCGACGAACGACGCAGCCCCCTCGATCAGCGTGACGCCCTCGGTCGAGACGAGTCGCCGCCGGCTCCCCTCGCGAAAGCTCGACACCACCTCGCGCTTACGTCGCACCACCGCGGGAAGGTCGACGGCCACGTCGCCGGACTGCACGCCCCACGTCGCTCCGTTCCGGGCGAGATGGGCGACGCGCGCCGAGGCGACCATCGTCTTCGTCGGCGTGCACCCGGTGTTGATGCACGTCCCGCCGACCGCGCCTTTCTCGACGATCGCGACCTTCCACCCCGCGGCCGCGAGATCGCGCGCGAGGGGTTTCCCCGCCTGCCCGGTTCCGATGATCAGCGCGTCGTAGCGTTCGCTCACAGCGACTTCGCCAGGCGCAGCCCCGTGAGCTGGAAACGCGTGTCCGGATGCCAGAAGTTCCGGTACGTCGCACGGATGTGCGTTCGGGGCGTGAACGCCGACCCGCCGCGCAGGACGTATTGATTCGCCATGAACTTCCCGTTGTATTCGCCGAGGGCGCCCGGCGCGGGGGCATACCCCGGGTAGGGCTCGTAGCTCGACCGCGTCCACTCCCACGCGTCGCCGAACAGCTGCCTCGGCCGACCGCCGACCGCCGGCGCCGGCATCGCGCGGAACGCCTCGTCCTCGAGGAAGTTCCCTTCGATCGGAAGGGCGCTCGCCGCGACCTCCCACTCGGCCTCGCTCGGAAGCCTCGCCCCGAGGAACCGCGCGATCGCCTCCGCCTCGTAGAACGAGACGTGCGTGACCGGCTCGTGGTCGTCGGCCTCGCGCTCACCGGTGAGTCCGAACGCGACGTAGGCCTCCCCTTCCATCCGGGCGTACCCCGGCGCCTCGATCGCGTTCGCGCGCACCCAGTCGATCCCTTCGGAAAGCCACAGGGCCGGATTGCGGTACCCGCCCTCGCGGATGAACGCCTTGACCTCGCCGACGGTCACGAGCCGCGACGCGAGCGCGAACGGCTCGAGCCACACCTTGTGCCGCGGCGACTCGTTGTCGAAGAGGAACCCGTTCCCCTCGGGCGCGCCGATCTCGACGAGCCCGCCGGGGGCATCGAACCACCGCAGCGGCGACGACGTCGGCTTCGCGAACCCCGCCGCTTGCGCGTACGCCGGCTTCGTCGGATTCTCCGAGAAGGCGTGAAGGATGTCGGTGAGGATCAGCTCCTGGTGCTGTTGCTCGTGGTTCAACCCGAGGTCGAGCACCGGGCGCAGCTTGCGAAGCGCCAGCTCGTCGAGCCCCTCCAGCACCTCGACGACCCGTGCGTCGACCGCACGCCGGTAGGCGCCGATCTCCTCCGCCGTCGGGCGCGAGAGCATCCCGCGCCTGGGCCGTGCGTGCCGCGGCCCCACCGCCTCGTAATACGAATTGAACAGGTAGGAATAGGAGGGGTCGAACGGCGCGAGGCCACGC
This sequence is a window from Candidatus Polarisedimenticolaceae bacterium. Protein-coding genes within it:
- a CDS encoding mercuric reductase, which produces MSERYDALIIGTGQAGKPLARDLAAAGWKVAIVEKGAVGGTCINTGCTPTKTMVASARVAHLARNGATWGVQSGDVAVDLPAVVRRKREVVSSFREGSRRRLVSTEGVTLIEGAASFVGPRRMRVGDRLLESERIFLNTGTRAAKPDLPGLDAIPWMDHVGILELETLPDHLVILGGGVIGVEFAQMFRRFGSRVTLVHRGAHLLAREDEDVAEAMAAILREDGVDVRLGVKTDAFRIGDLGGSHLLVAVGRTPNTDALNLAVAGVETDARGYLRVNDRLETNVPGIWALGDVNGGPQFTHVAYDDYRIVARNLLGDGKGSTTDRLVPWTVFTDPQLGRIGLTEAQARAEGRRYRVAKMPMDYVARALEMGESRGFMKALVELETDRILGAAVLGIEGGEIATMLQLAMMGGLTARQLHDAVFPHPGFAEALNNLFA
- a CDS encoding IgA Peptidase M64, whose product is MILAGFVLAAAVAGFDADFEMRTMRVDYFHTGGPKGEIVALDRVVADGAWAGSRTRLLDPLNLGTYYFEVRDPETQRVVYSRGFASLYGEWEVTDEPKTMSRTFHESLRFPWPKRPVQVVLKRRDAEGLFRDVWTTSIDPSSRFVNAADLAPKGAVWTVFENGPATEKVDLLVLGEGYTSSELPKFHADVKRLVGALFAVEPFKSRKGDFNVRAIDLPSESSGVNRPHVGKFRRTPVSAEYNIFDSERYLLTWDNRALRDALSAAPYEFIEIVVNEKQYGGGGIYNFQATASSDTAFATYVFIHEFGHHFAGLADEYYMSPVAYNESPADGPEPWEPNVTRLKDPAKLKWKDLVESATPVPTPWDKEAYETKAKAFLAKRMELIRRQAPEAEFDALFREQQGIDTPMLSSMKFSGKVGAFEGANYEGKGFYRPQTDCIMFTRDEVGFCKVCSRAIERVIDQYSLN
- a CDS encoding superinfection immunity protein, whose product is MATIGHGEFLLLLFALFIYPLPSWIALRRRHPSRGKITTLNLLGGWTVIGWFAALGWAVWPVD
- the egtB gene encoding ergothioneine biosynthesis protein EgtB, with amino-acid sequence MPTTTRAATDRIRQFLQVRETTERLAARLTPEDQQLQSMPNCSPTKWHRAHTTWFFETFVLQPRGLAPFDPSYSYLFNSYYEAVGPRHARPRRGMLSRPTAEEIGAYRRAVDARVVEVLEGLDELALRKLRPVLDLGLNHEQQHQELILTDILHAFSENPTKPAYAQAAGFAKPTSSPLRWFDAPGGLVEIGAPEGNGFLFDNESPRHKVWLEPFALASRLVTVGEVKAFIREGGYRNPALWLSEGIDWVRANAIEAPGYARMEGEAYVAFGLTGEREADDHEPVTHVSFYEAEAIARFLGARLPSEAEWEVAASALPIEGNFLEDEAFRAMPAPAVGGRPRQLFGDAWEWTRSSYEPYPGYAPAPGALGEYNGKFMANQYVLRGGSAFTPRTHIRATYRNFWHPDTRFQLTGLRLAKSL
- a CDS encoding HAD family phosphatase codes for the protein MTARIRAVAFDLDGVLLDTETINVRAAFEAFAAAGAPLRPEDAAEIVGRHPVDYGPVLARRRGLREEALPGLQLEQGARYSEIWRRDAVLLPGAREAIEAARGRGLPTALATSSGRAGVEEALTKFDLREAFDVVLTKDDVTRRKPDPEIYLRAAERLGVTPPSLLVLEDSEFGVRAALEAGTYCIAVASPYTPAASVAGAHARVETLGQLERWFEEGRFG